A portion of the Fusibacter sp. A1 genome contains these proteins:
- a CDS encoding helix-turn-helix domain-containing protein, translated as MNIGNKIKRLRLENNLTQEELASRCDLSKGFISLMERDLTSPSIATLVDILDTLGTNLNEFFSEEHDEKIVFGPEDIFTTQNEELGHQVSWLISNSQKNDMEPILIELDPMGVYTDEESHEGEEFGYCLTGQIEVQLGKKTYRIKKGESFYYRSNIWHRISNPYKRPATVLMISTPPSF; from the coding sequence TTGAATATCGGGAATAAGATCAAAAGACTTAGGTTAGAGAACAATTTGACACAAGAGGAACTGGCTTCAAGATGTGACCTATCGAAAGGATTCATTTCGCTGATGGAACGTGATCTGACTTCGCCTTCCATTGCTACGCTTGTTGATATCCTAGATACGTTAGGTACTAATCTGAATGAGTTTTTCAGCGAAGAGCATGATGAGAAAATCGTATTCGGACCAGAGGATATCTTTACGACGCAAAATGAAGAACTGGGACATCAGGTTTCATGGTTGATCAGTAATTCTCAGAAAAACGATATGGAGCCGATTTTAATCGAACTTGATCCGATGGGGGTATACACCGACGAGGAGTCTCATGAAGGAGAAGAGTTCGGTTATTGTTTGACGGGTCAAATTGAAGTGCAGCTGGGTAAAAAAACATATCGAATCAAAAAGGGTGAAAGTTTCTATTATCGCTCGAATATATGGCACCGCATCTCTAATCCTTACAAACGGCCTGCGACTGTTTTGATGATTAGTACACCACCGAGTTTTTAG
- a CDS encoding histidine phosphatase family protein, which produces MTTIYLTRHGQTEWNLEGRSQGKLDSKLTELGRKQAQWLAERLQPISFDAVYTSTSGRTIETQEIIMAGKSVKTTRLEGLCEMDFGSWQGKLWDEVREENPKRYDDFWKNPSAFEPDCGESYATFVKRVNEALDEITQKHEGETILIVAHGGVLKAIYSQLQNIPLDEFWTQKPYMHSANLTIIERQEGSDTFLLQGCIDHYPEQEKAKFDY; this is translated from the coding sequence ATGACTACGATCTATCTAACAAGACATGGACAAACGGAGTGGAATCTTGAAGGACGCAGCCAGGGGAAACTGGATTCAAAACTGACTGAGCTTGGTAGGAAACAAGCTCAGTGGCTGGCTGAGAGACTGCAACCTATCAGTTTTGACGCGGTTTATACGAGCACTAGCGGAAGAACTATCGAGACGCAAGAAATCATTATGGCAGGAAAGTCTGTCAAAACCACAAGACTTGAAGGACTATGTGAAATGGACTTTGGTTCATGGCAAGGTAAGTTGTGGGATGAGGTCCGCGAAGAAAATCCCAAGCGATATGATGATTTTTGGAAAAATCCAAGTGCATTTGAACCGGATTGTGGCGAGTCTTATGCGACCTTTGTTAAAAGGGTGAATGAGGCACTTGATGAAATCACCCAGAAGCATGAAGGAGAGACCATATTGATTGTGGCTCATGGTGGCGTGTTAAAGGCAATCTACTCGCAACTACAGAATATTCCTTTGGATGAGTTCTGGACACAAAAACCATATATGCATTCGGCCAATCTGACGATCATAGAGCGACAAGAGGGAAGCGATACCTTCTTGCTTCAAGGCTGTATTGATCATTATCCTGAACAGGAAAAAGCAAAATTTGACTACTAA
- the hisS gene encoding histidine--tRNA ligase, translating into MASNLPPKGMRDFLPKDKALREYVMKVIREEYARNGFTEIETSQIENLSNLENSDGGDNTKLIFKILKRGDKLKLNQIPESESALTDLGLRFDLTLPLSRFYANNRNELPPIFKAIQIGNVFRAERPQKGRYRNFIQCDVDVIGDATNLTEIELINTVGSALTKLGLNELTIKINDRRILKGLTAAAGFAPEEFQDVAITLDKLDKIGQDGILEELSEKGYGEDKITSLMQLSDKLATEGLTAAKELSAEGFENINEIIEVIESVAANYKIVFDYSLVRGMGYYTSTIFEVFYGSLGYAVGGGGRYDEMIGKLSGIDVPACGFSIGYERIIDILREEKRDIPTGTRLALFYDTRDSLKDVIKTSIELRETYSVVSVFAKKKKFGKQIERLAEQGFDAFTVYAEELEIKDL; encoded by the coding sequence ATGGCTAGTAACTTACCCCCAAAAGGTATGAGAGATTTTTTACCTAAAGACAAGGCTTTAAGGGAATACGTGATGAAAGTGATTCGTGAGGAGTATGCGAGAAACGGATTCACGGAAATCGAAACTTCACAAATCGAGAATTTAAGCAATTTGGAAAACAGCGACGGTGGCGATAACACTAAGTTGATATTTAAGATCTTAAAACGTGGCGACAAGTTGAAGTTGAATCAAATCCCAGAATCAGAATCAGCACTTACCGATCTCGGCTTAAGATTCGACCTTACGCTACCGCTCAGTCGTTTTTATGCCAATAACCGAAATGAGTTGCCACCTATATTCAAAGCAATTCAAATAGGCAACGTGTTTAGAGCTGAACGTCCTCAGAAGGGCCGATACAGAAACTTTATCCAGTGTGATGTGGATGTCATCGGCGATGCTACAAACCTGACAGAAATAGAACTGATCAACACAGTCGGCAGCGCGCTCACAAAGCTTGGACTGAATGAACTAACCATTAAGATCAATGACAGAAGAATCTTAAAAGGATTGACCGCTGCAGCAGGATTCGCTCCAGAAGAATTTCAAGATGTAGCGATCACACTCGATAAACTTGATAAAATCGGTCAGGACGGTATCCTAGAAGAGTTGAGCGAAAAAGGATATGGAGAGGATAAAATCACTTCACTCATGCAGCTCAGCGACAAACTTGCAACAGAGGGCCTCACAGCAGCAAAGGAACTTTCTGCAGAGGGCTTTGAGAACATCAATGAAATTATCGAAGTTATTGAATCAGTAGCTGCAAACTACAAGATCGTATTCGACTATTCACTCGTCAGAGGCATGGGATACTATACAAGTACCATATTCGAAGTATTTTACGGCTCACTTGGTTATGCAGTCGGCGGTGGTGGTCGTTACGATGAAATGATCGGCAAGCTTAGCGGAATCGATGTGCCGGCCTGCGGGTTTTCTATCGGCTACGAGCGAATTATCGATATTTTAAGAGAAGAAAAACGTGATATCCCTACAGGTACGCGCCTAGCACTTTTTTATGACACGCGTGACTCCTTGAAAGACGTGATCAAAACATCTATCGAATTAAGAGAAACCTATTCGGTAGTCTCTGTTTTCGCGAAAAAGAAAAAATTCGGTAAGCAGATAGAACGTCTGGCCGAGCAAGGTTTTGACGCCTTCACCGTCTACGCAGAAGAACTTGAGATTAAAGACCTCTAA